The DNA sequence AAGCTGGTTCTCAAACGACGGCGCGGGAAATTTCACGGAGAACGTCATAACTACCGACTGGTTCATAGTAAACGGTGTTCAGCTGACAGATGCGTTCACCGATTCAATAATTGACATAAACTCTGACGGGAAAGTAGACATACTCGCAACTTCCTGCACTTCAGGCGTGATGGGCTGGTTCGAAAACGACGGAGCGGGTAATTTCACTGAACACATAGTTAAAGACAACTGGACTCTTGTCAGTGAAGCCTCCTCCGCTGACATAGATTCTGACGGTGACCAGGACATATTCGCCGCGGCTCAGGCAAGCGGTATATGGTGGTTTGAAAACGACGGTTCAGAGAATTTTACCGAACATCTTATATTCAACGGCTGGGTAAAACCCAACAGAATTCAAGCAGGCGACATAGACGGGGATGGCGACGTTGATTTTGTGGCCGGATCGTGCGGGGCGAGCGCTGTGATCGGGTGGTTTGAAAACGACGGATCGGAAAATTTCACTTGCCATCCCCTCAGGACAGGATTCGGCGGGCCGAGAACTCCGATAGTAAAGGATATAGACGATGACGGCGACGTAGACATAATAGCCACGGCCTGGTCTTCTTCCATAACCGTTTATTTTGAAAACGACGGAAATCAAAATTTCGATCAGTACGTGATCAGCACCGACGCTTACGATCTTCTCGATATCGCAGTCGCCGACCTCGACTCAGACGGCGACAAGGATCTTTTGGGCGGCAGTGCCGAAGCCGCAGCAAACCATATCAGATGGTGGGAAAGCATAGATTCATTCGTCGTTGCTGATTTCACCAGCGACCTTTATTCTGGACACGCCCCTTTGACCGTACAATTTTCAGACATGACACGTGCCAAACCAGCGGTAAATTACTGGGCGTGGGATTTCGACTCCGACGGAACCATTGACTCATACGATGAAAATCCTTCGTGGATCTACAACTCACCGGGAGTTTATTCGGTCACGTTGATTAGCTCAAATTCCCAGATTTCAGACACATGCATTGAGGACAGTCTGATTTCAGTTTTTGACGGCGAGAGCGCTCTAAGGTTTTTTACGGTTTACAGTTCTGCAATGTGTCCTTGTTCACCCGAAATAAACATCACGGATTCTTTGACTGTCGAAGCCTGGATATATCCTGTGAGCTGGGGATCAAACGCTTCACTTGGTTACGGAACGATACTTGATAAAACCAACTTTTCTTTGGTCCTTTTCAAAAATGTATACGGCAGAAACTGCCTTGCATTAAAATTAAAACACGAGGGAGGTGTCAACAGTCTGGCTGTTACACCCGATTCTTCTATACAACTCAACGGATGGCAGCATGTTGCGGCAACATACAGTTATGCCGACAGCAGTGTAAGAATGTTCATAAACGGAGTTGAACAGTCACTTACACTTAATCCATCTCCATCCGGAAAGATTGCAGACAATGCCAATTTGAATCTTTCTATCGGCTTGAATCAGGTAAACAACTTCAGATTCGACGGAATAATTGACGAAGTCCGGTTATGGAACATCGCCAGGACGCCTCAGGAAATTCAAAACAGCATGGGAGCCTGCCTTTCTGGCAGTGAACTGGGCCTCGCCGGCTACTGGAAAATGAACGAAGCCAACGGAGACACTTTGTTTGACAACTCTCCAAACTCTGATCATTTCTCGCTTGTTGGAACAGAATGGGTACAGGGAACGCCATTTTACCCAACCGGAATCGAAGAAATCATATTTCCCGCATTTCCAGCCGAAGTCGTTTCAGATTTCAACTGCAGATGGACGGACGGATTCATCTTCAATTTCGATTTCAGACTTTCTGCAGACAAAGATGTATCCGTCTCTTTATACGACGTTCTCGGAAGAGAAGTAAGAAAAATTTCAAACGGCCACCTCGAAAGCGGAGTTCACGAGCTTTCGCTAAACATGTCGCCTCATCCGGCTGGACAGTACTTTTTAGTTATAAATACAAACAACACGGTTTTCTCCAAAAAAATTGCCCTGTTCAGATAGATGATTCATAATTAACCGGACGGAAACAATATTTATAAAGGACATCAATGAACAGAAGACAAAGAGAAATGGAACATAGAAGAGAGACGATGCTCAAAACGGCAAAAGAGCTTTTTCTTAAAAGAGGCTATGATGCCGTTTCTTTGGGTGAAATCGCCGAAAAGGCTGAATTCTCGAGAATAACCATGTATTCGTACTTCAAGGGCAAGGCGGATCTTCTGGTCGCGGTTATTGCCGAAGCCTTCATGGACGAAATCATTAAATACGGCCAAATGCTTAAAGACACGGATTCAAATTACGAAAAACTAAAAAAGTACGGCATTCACGAATATAAAATTTTCAGACAATACCCGGGATTCCACATATTGATTGTCAGGTTCAGGCAGTACAGACTTGAAAAAGAAAACATTTCAGAAAGAAATATAAAACTGCTGAACGATAGCGATGAAATAGCATCAAAACTGTTTTTCGAAATACTGACCGATGGCATAAAGAAAGGAGAATTCAGAGAGGATCTCGACATAGAGCTTTCCCGACATTTTTTTTCAAAAGCCGTCTTCGCTATTGTTCACCCGTACGTTTTTAAAACAGAAAAAGATTTGTCTAAACTCGAAAATGAACTCGATTATCTGCTGAGGGCTTTCATTAAGTGATTCCAGTGACTTAATAGCACTCTTTAAAATGTTTTATAAACGAAACACCTTTTGTGAAACAAGTGTTTCTTAAGAATAAAATAAATGGAATAAAATCCTCCCGGAAAAGGTAAGATTTGAAAATAACCGGAGGGGAAAATGATTTCAAAAAATTCTATGTCGCCTAAAATGGCTGTTTTTGTGTTGTTTTTGTTTGTGGGGATTGATATCGTCGCCTCAACCGGTCAAATCGGCGAATTCTTAACAAATCTGCAAACAAGCTTTATTTACGAACCGTTGTCCGATGAAATGAGCGGCGCTCCCTGTGTTTTGAAGGATCCTTCCGAATATGCCGGCTATAGACCGGCCACTTTCAGAACATCAGACGGAATGAAAGGCTGGTCTCTTCAGTTGCCGGAAGGATTCCCTCTTGCGACGCCGGCTTATGACGACGGAATTCTTTTTGTCGGAGGCGGGTTCGGATCCTATTCATTTTATGCGGTAAACGCCGAAAACGGCAGGATAAAATGGGCGGTAAACACCGGAGACGACGGCCCGACTGCCGCCGTTGTTAAAAACGGAATCGTCGTTTTCAACACTGAATCATGCGTGATTTACGCTTTGAAAGCCCGTGACGGTCAAGACGTCTGGCACAGGTGGCTTGGTGATCCCCTAATGAGCCAACCCGCTATATCAGGAAGAAAAGTCTTTATGGCGTATCCGGGTGCGAACGGCCATGTTCTGGCCTGCTTTGACCTTTTCACGGGAGTAAACTATTGGAACAAAAGCATCGTCTCCGACATAATATCGGCTCCTGTCGTCTGCGACAGCGAAATATACCTATCGACCTTCGACGGCATGGTGTATTGCTATAAAACTAAAGACGGAGAAGAACTCTGGAGAGAAAACTACAACGCCAGCTCTGCTCCCTGGATATACGGCGACAAAATTTACACGAGCATGAGGCAGGACGAAGAGATTTTGGACAAAACAGGTACCTCCTTCATTCAAAGATTTGAAGGCTTGGGATACTTCGAAAGAGGCAGCGGAAGACAGATCAACGAGACTCCCATAAATTACATGACAGCAGATTACTTAAACGCCGACAGGACATCCGCGTCGGGGCAGCAGCAGGCAGATCTTGACGCCCAGGTAGGTTTCTCATCAACTCCTTCGACCGCTCAACTCGGGCTTGCCGAGGAAAACGTTGGGGTTTTTTCCGTATCGGGTGCCTGGTCCTACCAGGGATCAAGACCCCTGATATACGATTCCGACCTCTTCAGCGCTCAGGGTGACGTGGTAACCAGAAACGATCCGGAGTCCGGAGAAATGATTTGGCAGTATGAGTATCAGGACACTCTTGAATGCGGGAGAGCTCTGACTCCTCCAGCCATCGTCAATGATAAAATATTTGTTGGAAGCAGTACGGGCGAGATTCTTTGCCTGGACGCCGGCAATGGAAACCTGTTATGGAGTTACAACTGCGGCGAACCGATTGTTTTTCAGCCTTCAGTCATGGATGGAAAGATTTTCTGGGGCACCACCCTGGGTAAAATCTTCTGTCTGGAAACAGGCGATGAAGACAACACAGGATGGGCGATGTGGGGTGGTAACAGCGAGCACAATGGCTGGGTGGAATGAAAGCGCCGATTTAAACCAGTTCGATTTTTCCTTCTCTGTCGGTAAATCTGCCTATCACGCTGGCTTTCAATCCTTTTTCGACGAGATCTTCCACGTAATTATCAGCATCGGACAGAGCCATAAGAAGCCCTCCCGATGTCTGGGGGTCGAAAAGGACTTCAAATATCAGATCGTCAATTCCGCCTTTTATGTTCACGGAGCATCCGTAGGCTTTTTTGTTCGCGCCTCCTCCCCCCGGTATCATGCCCGAAGAGGCGTGATCGAGTACCGAAGAAAAAAGCGGCACCATACATGTTTGAACCTCAGCTCCCGTACCTGAACCTGTTATCATCTCTCTCAGATGACCAATCAGTCCAAATCCAGTGACGTCAGTACAGGCGCTCGGAGAATATTTTTTTGCCGTCTCCGCGGCTATCATATTCAGCGCGGACATCGATGCGACTATCTCTTTGACGTCGGCTTCAGAGGCTATTCCGGCTTTAATGGCGGTAGAAATTATCCCCGTGCCCAGCGGTTTGGTCAAAACCAAACTGTCGCCGGCTTTCGGAGTGTTGTTCTTCCACAACTTTGACGGATGGACTTGACCGGTGACGGACAGTCCGAACTTCAGCTCTTTATCTTCTATCGAATGCCCTCCGACAAGAAATGCGCCGGACTCATCCACTGCGCTCATAGCACCCTTGAGTATTTCTATGAAAACCGCATTTTCGAGCTTTCCGACGGGGAAACAGCACACGTTCAGGACAGTCAAAGGAGTACCCCCCATCGCGTATATGTCGCTCAGAGAATTTGCCGCCGCTATTCTGCCAAACGAAAAAGGGTCGTCCACTATAGGAGTAATGAAATCAATGGTCTGAACGAGAGCCGTCTCTCCGTTAAGGATATAGATGCCGGCGTCGTCAGAGCTCTCAATGCCTGCCAGGACACGGGAGTCTTTTCTGACGTCCAGTTTTTTAAGCAAATCGCTCAGGTCGCACGGACCTATTTTGGCAGCTCAACCGGCTTTTTCAGAGAAATTAGTCAAATAGATTTTTTCCATTTTTTCCTCTTTACAACTTACGGATGTCTTTGATTTCTACAGCCGATCGGTTAACTTCCTCCTTCACTTTCTCGTAATCCTCCCACGAAAATCTCAGGCTCGTTCCACAGTCTGAATCCAAATGGCGCGGAGTAGGAACCAGTTTTGTCCGGACATTCTTTGTACGGAGTATACTCTCAAGTTTGAAAGCCGATGACACCGAATGAAATAACACGACGCCAAATAATTCGCTGTCAGGCACTTTTACACCTTCCGGCAATTTCAGTGATCGCTTTGACGGTGTAATCAATTTCGTCTTCTCCCGTAAAATACCCCGGCGCCAGGCGTATAGTTCCGTCCGGATACGTGCCTATGGTCCTGTGGCAGGAAGGACTGCAGTGCAATCCCACTCTCGATTGTATTCCGTATTTTTCGTCGAGTATGCCTCCCGCTTCGCTTACGCTTACACCGTCTATAGTCACCGAAAAAGTTCCGGACTGCTTTTGAGGCGAAAATGATTTGTAAACTTTCACCTCTTGTATTTCTTCGAGTTGTTGGGTAAACCTTAAAAATTTTTTTCTGGCGCCGTTTAGAATATTTTTCAAGCCGGTTTTTTTTACCCATCTAAGGCCGGCTAAAAGTCCGGCCGCTCCAACCGCGTTCATAGTCCCGCTTTCGAGTTTGTCGGGGAAAAAATTGGGCTGACATTCTTCAACAGAAAAACTTCCCGTTCCTCCTCTTTTCAGCGGCCTCATTTTTTTTTCGTCCACTTTGTTTCCTACGAGAAGAGCTCCGATACCCATGGGGCCGTAGAGCAGTTTATGCCCTGTCACAGCCAGAAGATCTATGTTCATTTTATGCATGTCAATTTCGAATTCACCCGCGCTCTGAGCGGCATCGACGAGGAAAAGCAATCCGTGTTCACGCGTTATTGCGCCTATCTCTTCGACCGGCGCAATCGATCCTATAACGTTTGAACAGTGATTTACGATGAACATTTTCGTGTTCTTGTTTATCGCTTTTTCGAAATCCCTGGGATCAATTTCACCTTGCTCCGAAGCCTGCAACGCAGTGTACTCGACGGATTTTATTTCTCTCAAATAATTAAGAGGCCTCATGACTGCGTTGTGTTCGAGAGAGGTCGTCACAACGTGGTCTCCCGGATCCAGCAGTCCGAAAAGTACGGTGTTTATTGATTCTGTAGCATTCAATGTAAAAACCACTCTCAACGGATCTTTCAAACCGAAGAAACCCGCCATCTCTTCGCGGCATTCGTAAGCCATGCGTCCTGCCTCAACCGACATCCGGTGCGAACCCCTCGACGGACTGGATCCGGGATATTCCATGAAAGCCCTCACGGCCTCGATAACTTCAGGCGGTTTCGGCCACGAAGTTGCTGAATTGTCCAGATAAATCAGGTTCATTTTATTTCGACAATTTTACCCTGAATTCGCCCCCGTTTGAAACTTCAATTTCTGTTTTAAATCCTTTTTTTTCAGCCGCCCTCCTGACGTTGTCCCTCGACGTAGTCGTGTCTACCAAGACGATTATCGACCCTTCTTCGAATTTCTTTATGGCGGAAAGAGTTTCGAGAACCGGCTGCGGGCATGATAAGCCCCGGGCGTCTACAATCATATCTTCCATTTTCATTCTCCTTTTTTTATTTTCAGGCTTTTCATAGTAAAACCTACAAACAGGCAGAACAACAACCCCATGATTACGGCGTATTTCCCGAAAAGCCCCGGACCTCCCACTAAGATCGTCCCTGCTTCGCTCAATTTATCGGGAGACGACGCGAGCAGGAAATTGTGAGAAAATCCCGCGCCGACTATCATGCCCGCGATAAAAACGCCGGCGTCCTGGTCTCCTTCTCCCGAAAGAAACAACTGCCTTCCCGGGCATCCGCCGGCCAGAGCGAAAGCAAGACCTGCAAGAGCCATGCCGAGAAAATTCCAGACATGAGATGAATGCGAAACCGGCTGAAGAACGAATCCGGCGTGGAACTGTTTTAATATTATGTTCGTGACCAAAGCGGTTAATACCAGAGCCGTTACGCCACTCATGAGGTGCCAGTCCTTTATGAGAACGACGTCTCTGACCGCACCCATCGTGCAGAATCTCGACCTCTGGGCTAAAAATCCTATTAAAAGACCTGCACCCAGGGATATCAGAACAGGTGCGAATATAGAACCGGGCCCGGTTTCGCTGAAGAATATCGGCGCTCCTTCGCCGAAAGAAACTCTGAAAATGAGAAAAAGAAAAAGAGCTATCATGAAAATAGGAAAAACGAGTCCGCCGGCGTATGAAGTTTTGACGCTTTTCCCAAGAGAATAACCTTTCTTTAAAAATATTGACCCTGCGACTACTCCTGAAAAAAGTCCCAGTATGCCTGATATTGCGTTGCCGTCGCCGGCTGACAGCCTTAAAAGAGCTCTCCAGGGACAACCCAGGAATACCAGAGCACCTATCATCGCGAACATTCCGAGGAAAAATCTTACGAGAGGAGAAGATCCTCCCCTCGGCTTGAATTCCCTGAAAATCAGCGCCGATGCCATCGCGCCAAGAACGAAGCCTATTATCTCGGGGCGGATGTACTGGACAGCTGCGTTCCTGTGAAGCCCGAGCGCTCCTGCTATGTCCCTTTCGAAACATGCGACGCAGACTCCCATGTTGGCGGGGTTGCCAAATTTCTGCAGGAGGACTGCGACTAATCCTATTACCGCCCCTGATATCACGATCCCAGGTTTTGACGAGAAAAATTTCGTTATTCTGGCCACGCTTCACTCCCTTCCATTCTTAACGGTTCTCGATTTATTAAATTTCATTTTTGGAGATAAATACAATCCTCTGACAAGAGGTGGAATACAAAAAAGCGGGATTATTGAAAAATCAG is a window from the candidate division WOR-3 bacterium genome containing:
- a CDS encoding VCBS repeat-containing protein, encoding MKTLSVFSLLALMLSVSISAEALFEEHILYQNLGGAISINGSDLNGDGFIDIVYCSFLNSHIKWLENDGGQNFTFHTIIEGFANPRAVDTEDIDGNGTTDIVASGRNKISWFSNDGAGNFTENVITTDWFIVNGVQLTDAFTDSIIDINSDGKVDILATSCTSGVMGWFENDGAGNFTEHIVKDNWTLVSEASSADIDSDGDQDIFAAAQASGIWWFENDGSENFTEHLIFNGWVKPNRIQAGDIDGDGDVDFVAGSCGASAVIGWFENDGSENFTCHPLRTGFGGPRTPIVKDIDDDGDVDIIATAWSSSITVYFENDGNQNFDQYVISTDAYDLLDIAVADLDSDGDKDLLGGSAEAAANHIRWWESIDSFVVADFTSDLYSGHAPLTVQFSDMTRAKPAVNYWAWDFDSDGTIDSYDENPSWIYNSPGVYSVTLISSNSQISDTCIEDSLISVFDGESALRFFTVYSSAMCPCSPEINITDSLTVEAWIYPVSWGSNASLGYGTILDKTNFSLVLFKNVYGRNCLALKLKHEGGVNSLAVTPDSSIQLNGWQHVAATYSYADSSVRMFINGVEQSLTLNPSPSGKIADNANLNLSIGLNQVNNFRFDGIIDEVRLWNIARTPQEIQNSMGACLSGSELGLAGYWKMNEANGDTLFDNSPNSDHFSLVGTEWVQGTPFYPTGIEEIIFPAFPAEVVSDFNCRWTDGFIFNFDFRLSADKDVSVSLYDVLGREVRKISNGHLESGVHELSLNMSPHPAGQYFLVINTNNTVFSKKIALFR
- a CDS encoding TetR/AcrR family transcriptional regulator is translated as MNRRQREMEHRRETMLKTAKELFLKRGYDAVSLGEIAEKAEFSRITMYSYFKGKADLLVAVIAEAFMDEIIKYGQMLKDTDSNYEKLKKYGIHEYKIFRQYPGFHILIVRFRQYRLEKENISERNIKLLNDSDEIASKLFFEILTDGIKKGEFREDLDIELSRHFFSKAVFAIVHPYVFKTEKDLSKLENELDYLLRAFIK
- a CDS encoding PQQ-binding-like beta-propeller repeat protein, with the translated sequence MISKNSMSPKMAVFVLFLFVGIDIVASTGQIGEFLTNLQTSFIYEPLSDEMSGAPCVLKDPSEYAGYRPATFRTSDGMKGWSLQLPEGFPLATPAYDDGILFVGGGFGSYSFYAVNAENGRIKWAVNTGDDGPTAAVVKNGIVVFNTESCVIYALKARDGQDVWHRWLGDPLMSQPAISGRKVFMAYPGANGHVLACFDLFTGVNYWNKSIVSDIISAPVVCDSEIYLSTFDGMVYCYKTKDGEELWRENYNASSAPWIYGDKIYTSMRQDEEILDKTGTSFIQRFEGLGYFERGSGRQINETPINYMTADYLNADRTSASGQQQADLDAQVGFSSTPSTAQLGLAEENVGVFSVSGAWSYQGSRPLIYDSDLFSAQGDVVTRNDPESGEMIWQYEYQDTLECGRALTPPAIVNDKIFVGSSTGEILCLDAGNGNLLWSYNCGEPIVFQPSVMDGKIFWGTTLGKIFCLETGDEDNTGWAMWGGNSEHNGWVE
- the selD gene encoding selenide, water dikinase SelD translates to MLKKLDVRKDSRVLAGIESSDDAGIYILNGETALVQTIDFITPIVDDPFSFGRIAAANSLSDIYAMGGTPLTVLNVCCFPVGKLENAVFIEILKGAMSAVDESGAFLVGGHSIEDKELKFGLSVTGQVHPSKLWKNNTPKAGDSLVLTKPLGTGIISTAIKAGIASEADVKEIVASMSALNMIAAETAKKYSPSACTDVTGFGLIGHLREMITGSGTGAEVQTCMVPLFSSVLDHASSGMIPGGGGANKKAYGCSVNIKGGIDDLIFEVLFDPQTSGGLLMALSDADNYVEDLVEKGLKASVIGRFTDREGKIELV
- a CDS encoding DUF3343 domain-containing protein → MPDSELFGVVLFHSVSSAFKLESILRTKNVRTKLVPTPRHLDSDCGTSLRFSWEDYEKVKEEVNRSAVEIKDIRKL
- a CDS encoding aminotransferase class V-fold PLP-dependent enzyme, which encodes MNLIYLDNSATSWPKPPEVIEAVRAFMEYPGSSPSRGSHRMSVEAGRMAYECREEMAGFFGLKDPLRVVFTLNATESINTVLFGLLDPGDHVVTTSLEHNAVMRPLNYLREIKSVEYTALQASEQGEIDPRDFEKAINKNTKMFIVNHCSNVIGSIAPVEEIGAITREHGLLFLVDAAQSAGEFEIDMHKMNIDLLAVTGHKLLYGPMGIGALLVGNKVDEKKMRPLKRGGTGSFSVEECQPNFFPDKLESGTMNAVGAAGLLAGLRWVKKTGLKNILNGARKKFLRFTQQLEEIQEVKVYKSFSPQKQSGTFSVTIDGVSVSEAGGILDEKYGIQSRVGLHCSPSCHRTIGTYPDGTIRLAPGYFTGEDEIDYTVKAITEIAGRCKSA
- a CDS encoding sulfurtransferase TusA family protein, yielding MEDMIVDARGLSCPQPVLETLSAIKKFEEGSIIVLVDTTTSRDNVRRAAEKKGFKTEIEVSNGGEFRVKLSK
- a CDS encoding YedE-related selenium metabolism membrane protein; this encodes MTKFFSSKPGIVISGAVIGLVAVLLQKFGNPANMGVCVACFERDIAGALGLHRNAAVQYIRPEIIGFVLGAMASALIFREFKPRGGSSPLVRFFLGMFAMIGALVFLGCPWRALLRLSAGDGNAISGILGLFSGVVAGSIFLKKGYSLGKSVKTSYAGGLVFPIFMIALFLFLIFRVSFGEGAPIFFSETGPGSIFAPVLISLGAGLLIGFLAQRSRFCTMGAVRDVVLIKDWHLMSGVTALVLTALVTNIILKQFHAGFVLQPVSHSSHVWNFLGMALAGLAFALAGGCPGRQLFLSGEGDQDAGVFIAGMIVGAGFSHNFLLASSPDKLSEAGTILVGGPGLFGKYAVIMGLLFCLFVGFTMKSLKIKKGE